The window ctgcttgTTCATTGGCCATTTAAAACCACCCATCCTGTTCAACTACACGTGGGGAAACACGTCTTGACTATACCACTCTCCAACGTCGTAACCagagtattttgttttgagtgtttgtttgggtctgcGTAATATCTGAGGTCTggcttcctctctcttgtttatgttaGGCCTCTCACTCTCGTGTTCACAGCAGGGTCCCTTTACAATTCTCCCGTAGACgtaattatttacatccttgtgCCACTGCTGCATCACGCTATGTCCCACCAGGCTGTGGCATGCCAGGGTATGACATACCCCATCCTTAGTAGCGCGTCCCGGCGCGAACTGCTAGTGGTGAGGGCATGCGTGATAAGCGGTGTCCTCTGGATTGAGCTGGCGTTGTGTGCTGACAGTCACCTGGGCTGGCGCAGCCTGTGCCAAGCCAAGGAGTGCACAGGGTCGGTAGATGCGGTAGGCCACCAGGCCGGCCGCGATGACCCCAATAGGCAATAGGATCCAGAGCCAGTCCTTCCAGTTGTGCCAGTCGAGTGCCGTAGGAGGGGACTGTTTCGCCAGCGGCTGCATATGTGCAATATATTTTGGGACAGACCAGGGCTCAAGACCAAAACTGTCGGGAATGCTGATATTAGTGGTATTCACAATAACAGAATGTTCCCAGgatgagaaggcaatgggagtaGTAAGGGATAAGGTTGAATAACCATAGGAGCTTCAGCAATATAATGagaggaagcagggagagaaaatgtatcaCTATGTATAGAACAACCCTGACTCACTTTCAGAAGGCCAGTACCATTAATAATGTGTCTAGTAGTAGGAATGGAGGAGTTGTTACAATTCACAGTAATATCTAGTGGTTTGCTTGTGGCATAATTCCACCCAGATGGCTGATCAACAAAAATAGGCTTGAAAGACTTCACAATCAGCGTGTTACATATATCAGAGACAGAAGGCTTGTGCAGAAAAATAGCAACCTCACAACAATCAGTGTTAGTGGAATATATAGGTTGGTTGGGAGGACATATCAATATATCATCAGACATCCTACAATCATCAAAATCATCAGTCAAAAAAATTGATTTCTTGCCTTGTTAATCACTAAATATTTCCTTGAAGGTTGATGCATTAAAAAAGCATCTGATTtagaaataggaaagggaagggaggtcatCCTGAAGACATCAAAGGTGTCAGCTGGAATTCCTCGCAAAGGAACGAGTAAGTAGAAGCTCAAGTCATGTAATGCAGTCTTATGGATTACACGAATAGCAGCTCTGTGTAATCCTAAATATTCTGGTTTAGGAGGAAACAATAACTCATGTTTAACTGATATCTCATCTAAAAGTTGTAGTAAAATGCATTTGTCACAATATTAGGAGAAATATGGGTTTCCATCATACTTTGTAATCCTATCTTAAAATTAATATGATCAGCTGCAATGGATGTCAAGGCTAGCTGGACATGCAGTAAAATCTCCAGTGAAAGAAtggattttcattattttctatatgttttTCCATCTTAGTCATAAGGGTCTTAGTAACACGGGTAGCAGTTTCTAGTTTTTCCAATGTTTGATGAACATTTGTTAGTTCATTGAGAGTGACATTGATAACATGGGAATGAACATTGaggagttttctttcctcttctgtgaAGGAGTCTAACGATTGTAATCTTTTATGAATAATATCAACTTGATCTTGTGTAGCAGTCCCAAATAATGTGTTTGCAAAAGATCCTATAAAATTTATTgcccccttttttccttctaggttGAGGAATGTCATTGGCCACAATATGCATTAGGAAATCCTGCATTGAAGCATGCaaatttttaatctttcttgaaAAGCCAGGATATGCTGAGAAATCAAAGAGGTAAACAAGATAAAATCATCTCCCTCAATTTCATCTAAATTATATATCATATTCTGATTGATGATAAAATCATCTCCTGCAATTTCATctaaattatatattatattctgAGTGATATTGATGGCTTTTTTAATTGGCTCATAGATATCCTCCAATTTCAACAAAAAAGGCACCACATAAGCTTGTCCAGTTACAAGTAGTTGATGGTCTTGGGAGAAACTCATCCCTTGTTGAGGAGGTGAGCTTTGGGGTACATCCCAGGCTTGAACGTATCCCATGCATAGCCCCACAGTCTGCAAAGgaacatttcattttattttattttatttattttcttttaccatatTCTAAGGGCTTATGCATTACAAACGGAAGATTCGGCACACTTGTCCTCGACCGTAAACTGTATGGGACTGACGTGGTAGCTTCACCTTGATATTCTTCTTGCAAATTCTCAGTTACATTATGAATTTCCTCATCAACACCATGACTCGCTTCTGATAGTGAATTGTCATCCGATTCTGAATCTACACAGTGCTCTACATCCCTGAGAACACTGGAAAAGGATCTAGTGTCTGCAATGTCAACTTGGTTTCCCTTGTTTCACCTGGCTCGTGTACCGGATATGCTCGTCTGACATTCGGGTTCATCTGAGGGGTAGCATTGTCTTCATGGATAATTCTTATTCTGTCAGTGTGTAATGTTGTCATCTTACCATTTCTAATGTTTCTTAATTTGACCACTACATCACTCACCTTTTCTGTCACTCTATAAGGACCTGTATATGCGGGTTGCAACTTTGCGGGGGTTCCTGCAGTGGGTACTCGGCGGACATATACTCTATCTCCAACTTGAATAGTCTTTATCCTTGCCTTCTTACATTgagccttttcatttattccttagcTTCTTCTAAATATTGCTGACACCTAGCATATACCCTATTTGCTTTTGTTGCCATCTCCTGCTtaaaatcatcaacattataccaaacttgttcctctttcatcatttcaaaTGGGATGGTTGGATCTCTGAGATACATGAGATAAAAAGGACTTTCTTTTATACTTGTGTGGTAAGCACTATTATATGCAAATGTAGCTATTGGGAGCATTGTATCCCAGATATTCATATTATCTTGCACCAAAGTGCGCAGTATGTTAATCAAGGTTGCATTTGATCTTTCAACTATCCCATTTGCTTGAGGATGGTAAGCTGTAGTTTTGCTATGTCGGAAATGCAGTAACTCAGTTAATCCCTGTAATATAGAATTGACAAATTCCCTACCTTGGTCTGTCACTAACATCTCAGGTATACCATGTTTACAAATCACTTCATCAAAAAATATTCTAGCAACTTCTGCGGCCGACTTGGTTTTCAGTGGTTTTGTAATCAAATATCTAGTAAGCACATCTATCACAACAAGACAATACATATATCCATTATCCGATCTACCCATGGGACCAACAATATCCATATGTATGCGCTGGAAAGGTCTCTCAACATCCGGGTATCTTCTCAGTGGTGCTGGGGCGTCCCCCGACCTCTTAAGCCTACGACAGATGAGACAAGACCTGCAATATCTTTCAatgtcctccttcatttttggcCAATATGCAAATTTCTGACACCTACTTAAGGTAACGGATGGCCCACCATGCCCCGCGGTTGGCAAAGAGTGGCCGAGGTGTACAGCAGTGTGCACAAACTGTTCGGGTACTAATATCTGACGCGTCATTTCTCCATATGTGTTGTGACTTACTCTGTAAAGCATATTATTGTCTAGAGACAATTCTGATATCTTTAACTTCTTATACCTCTTATCAATATTGTGcttacttaattttccttttatttcttgctcagttaaattctctctcattaacttcttcaataagcCATAAAATTCATGGTTATCTTGTGACCTTATTAATTCCTTCAGATTCCAATCCAccatattttcttctgtgttttctgttattgctAACAAatgttcatttccttcatttatttccacttcCCTCAACCTGGATAAATGATCTGCTACCTTGTTAGCTTTTCCAGGAATATATTCCACCTTAATATCAAACTCTGCAACAGCTAATTGCCACCGAACTATCCTGCTATTTGCATTTGAGGTGGTCAACAACCATACTAATGGTCTGTGATCTGTGAGAATATAAATAGGGTAACCCAGGCACAAATCTCTGTTTACCTTAAGCCCATATACAATTGCCAGAGCCTCTCTTTCAATAGTACTATAATTAAGTTCAGCCTTGTTCAGTTTCCTGCTAAAAAATGATAAGGGTCTTAGGTTATTCATGCTATCCCTTTGTTGTATTAATCCCCCGATGGCAAAGCTCGAAGCATCCGTCGTTAAAAGAATGGCTTTGAGAAGTCTGGAAATTTCAAAACAACATTTTGTGTTAATTCTTGCTTCAAGGTCTTAAAAGCCCTATCAGCTTCTTCATTCCACATTATgtggttattgttcttctttccagTCACCATTCCTGCTGTTAGTTTAGTTAAGGGAGCAGCTATCTCAGCATAGTTTCTCACAAACTTCCTATAGTAGTTAGCCATTCCAATGAAGGACTGTAATTCTTTCACTGTTGTGGGGCTGGCATGTTCTTAATAACTTCAATTTTGCTAGGCTGTGTTTTCAACCCTTCGGCTGATATAATATGTCCTAGATAATTTACACTATCCTTAAAGAAATTACATTTTTTCAGGTTTACTTTCAACTGAGCATCTTGCAAGCGTAGAAGAACCCTCTCCAAATTCTTTACATGATTTTCTAGATCTGTTCCTTGAACTATGATATcatcaatataaacaaaagtatCAGATCCTGTCAATCCAGCCAATACCTGATTAATAATTCTACAGAATGCCGCAGGAGAATCCTTTAAACCCATAGGTAGCACATTATGTTCATATAATCCATTTGGTGTTGCAAATGCAGTCCAGGGCTTGCTTTCTTCATTTAACTGTATTTGATGGTAACCTTGTTTCAAGTCAAGGCATGaaaacatctttccttttcccaagTTATGCAAAATGTTATTCACATTAGGTAATGGGTAAGAATCATTCAGCACATGCTGATTTAAATTCCTGAAATCTACACACAATctaatttttccatccttttcactATGGGAACAACTGGGGAGATAAATGCTGATCTGGATGGTCTAATAATACCCTGGCTCTCCATTACTTTAATTTGTTCAGCTACCTTATCATAAAAACAAGCTGGGATGGGATAAGGTTTCTTGGACGTAGGTCTGGACTGTAACTGAATGGTGTGATAGAAAAGGGTGATATACTTGGAATGTCGTCATCACTAGCAAAGACAGAGGAGTATTTAACAActaattctttcaatatttgatttttccttgttccctcAGGATACATGTGATTAATGATTTCTGAAAAGGCCTTCATTTtatctgtttcattttcttctgtcacACCATTCACTGTATATTCATCACTCCCGCTTGGCAGAACCTCACTCTGACATGACTGTAAGTAGCCTAATGTTTTCCCTGGCTCTAACGGCACATGTTCACTCGAGAAATTTATATACCTCACCACAAACCtagatttcttcttctccatgtcattttctaatttcactaaacctggacataaaaactgAGACCCTATAACTCCTTTAACTGGCTCGAATATAGCGATATCACTATCCACTAACTTTGTTTCTAAGGTCACATAACTCACTCGTACTCCTTGTAATATTGATGTCTGAGCTACTGAGCATTTATAACTGGGATTATCCTTTGATTCATTTGTTACtgcttccttttcacttctctcagTTATCATGATGGCATGCATCATGGGTATTTCTACAATAacaattctccttccttcaatataTAATTGCAGAGGTTTGGTATTTAGATTCACATTATATCTTTTCATAAAGTCAAAACCTATTATTATCTGTGATGGCAAGGCTCTATCTTCACTGATCACAAAATCATGTGTGTATATCTTACCTCCAATTGTCAAAGTTAGCTTAGTCTTTCCTGAAGTCAACATTTCATCTCCACTCGCATTGCGAATTACCTTATTTGTTGgaataatgtgttttttttttaagtttgtctACAACGTCACGCGATACAAGAGATACCCCTGCCCCCGTGTCCATCAAGGCTAATACACTCTCATTTTCAATCTGAACTTCAATAGAAACATTTCCCGTGTCACTATTCACCGCTGTGATTACCACCGATTCATGTGGTTGCGTTGGTGGTAAATTggcgtttttttttgtgtttgatatGTGGTGTACCTACGTGAGTTGTTCATGCAGTCCTTACTCGCATGCCCCTGTACCCCGCAGGTGAAACAAGTTACCGTGGGCCTCGCccttggtggtattggtggtaattTCACTGTGCACTGACTCGCGAAATGTCCCCACTTGTGACATCTAAAGCATTCTATGGTTCTACAATTTTGAATGGTGTGGTTATTTCGCCCACACCTCTGACAATGTATATTTCTGACATTCTGAGGGCGATACATCGTGTGATCTGTAGTAACAGCATTCACTGTCACTGCGTTTACTGGGACAACCCTATTTTCTTTGCGTACTGCAGCGTCGTGTAGCTGAAGGCTGGGGTGTGACGCTACATATTTGAGAGCTTTTTTGTATACTAATAAAGGCTTTTTCATATCTGCATCagcaaggatataagaaaaatccTTAGGCAAGGCATTCACAATGATGGAGACAAATATATCATTATATACTTCCTTACCTGTGGGTTTCATGCTGTCTAATTTTGCCACAATCCCTTCTACTCTGATATAGAGCTCTGTTATGGTTTCTCTGGGCTGTCGAGTTACTGATGACAATTCACTGATCAGGCTTGGAAGCGATCTATCCTCTGGATAAATATCAAGGAATGCTTTTCTCACATCATCCCAATCATTTTTATGTTGCGTTGCACAGTGTGTCATATGAGTATATGCACTGTCTAATGCATATTGCTTGGCCAACTCTATCCTCCCTTCGTCTGTCCAGTTTGTCATTGTTCTATTTTCTAAATCCTTTATCCATGCGTGAGCGCTGGCGATACATTTTACATTTGGTACCGACGggcttctttcttcacctccacaaAAATATGGTAACCCAATTACCTTGGAAAAATTATCCCTTGCATTGTCAGTGATCGCTTCCGCAATTTCCCCCGTACTGATGCAAGCCGGTTTAGGGGGGGAAAACGGAGATGTAGGGGGTGACTGCGCCATTCTAGAGGTTGTGACGGCTGGCTGCTGATTCGCTTTACCGTTAAGCGATACCGAGCGCTGACGTAATTTATGAACTATATGTTTCATCTACAATTAAGCAACATTAAAAAGTTCTCAATATTTACTCGTTAACATCCGCTACATCCGTGACATCCAATGCACTTGATCGAAATTTTAATTGTCTTCACTCTCAACTATACGCCTGCAACGATTGCAATTGCAATaatatcccaccgctgccaccagtttcggaagttcgttgcaagttgcaatcgtgttattctaagtgaagacttattcttactgcaggtaatatattatacggtattgtattttctaattttaattcatctaagattaattacaccacttttcaagattgctcataatgtcacacaaattcaatcaatgcccttagaaatgttaagctcatctccataaatccttatctccgtaaatccttcatcaatgttaatcacatacaataaaaccacaaacattaggtgccaatttcacagctgatgcatctcaatatcaactcaatgcttgacttctataaatgcccatataatgtatacaccacaatatatcatatgtaattatctcctcaatattatatatcttaatgcatcaactgtgggaattgcactacacatacataaaatcttaatataacatcctaataaatacacatcctatatttgtttcctcctttcacttaaatgacataaacattgtcttagactgcattaacaactatagagctttactcactaatacaagaaagagtctgtccatgactcgaatgtttcttctcctcctctcggccactgccttctgctttctcctctcgtttctgccaagattctagatatcttcttgctggtttctgcttattttaaatactcaaggtttcgtaccttttctccacgcccattttaccatctaccattcagagatcagacatgtggaggtccacgtgtgacaatgtaaggacgagaacacatacgaaggtaatgtagaaacaaccttaaacgtagtatacacaacattgccttactggtgtttcataggctcaacttttccctagtctcatagcacgttcaccattggtctaaacatgaaatactgcttgTTCATTGGCCATTTAAAACCACCCATCCTGTTCAACTACACGTGGGAAACACGTGTTGACTATACCACTCTCCAACGTCGTAACCagagtattttgttttgagtgtttgtttgggtctgcGTAATATCTGATGTCTggcttcctctctcttgtttatgttaGGCCTCTCACTCTCGTGTTCACAGCAGGGTCCCTTTACAATTCTCCCGTAGACgtaattatttacatccttgtgCCACTGCTGCATCACGCTATGTCCCACCAGGCTGTGGCATGCCAGGGTATGACAGAAGTCTGCGAAATGCACAAGATAGGGCTAAAATGCCCTCCATGTGGACGCTCCCAAAATAAAAGTCGACTCGTCCAAAGTCCCCGGAATGACAATCAATAATTAATGCCCCGATGTTCGTCTCTTGAAGCAACGGATTCATATGaatggtaaataaaataaaacagacaggGAGTTCTAGATTTAatcagtgaaaggaatgaaggactaATTTATCAATTCAGATAGGCGGCGATAAGTTGAAAGTAAGTAGATCTTGTATGGCATAGATGATGGATGCAGACTAGCATGCGGTTATCATATACGAAAGAGTTGTGTTTATGAAAATACTATTAGAAAATGACAACCAATGCAACATTGCAGCGCAGTATTGGTGATTGCAGCATCAGTGTTACCTTAGTAAAACTTATTGCTGTATATTTGCAAGTTCCTGTCCATGGAGGTCATAGTGCATTGTCTGGAGTCAGTGTTGGGTCATCTCTGGTTCGCACAACACTGAAAGAGACTTGAAAAATAATCCAGTATAAATTATTTCAACTGAATTTAGACATACCTTCGTATACTTCATATTGTGGAAAATTACATGTTtaagattaagaaaaacaataagtgTTAAATATAAATCATACAAACGATAACATCAACGGTAGCTAACAAAAGTAACAGGATATAACATAAGATAAAACAGATTATGAGAAGCATAACATataatactacacacacacactctctcacacacacacacacacacacacacacacacacacacacacacacacacacacactacacaaatATAGACGCACAACAAGAAATTAAGGCAGGTACATACTCATAGAAGCAACCAGATACAGTAACTGACAGATGGGCAATCGATATGGGATTTCAAATGGAGCCTGGAGAATATTCAGATTGCGGTgtgaggatgataggtggagACTGGTGTGTTGCTATTGTTAAGGTGGACAAAATTTTTCCAAGATTTTTTTAGAACGCCGAAAATGTCGAACATGcaatgaacctttttttttatt of the Portunus trituberculatus isolate SZX2019 chromosome 42, ASM1759143v1, whole genome shotgun sequence genome contains:
- the LOC123517636 gene encoding uncharacterized protein LOC123517636, with amino-acid sequence MTNWTDEGRIELAKQYALDSAYTHMTHCATQHKNDWDDVRKAFLDIYPEDRSLPSLISELSSVTRQPRETITELYIRVEGIVAKLDSMKPTDCGAMHGIRSSLGCTPKLTSSTRDEFLPRPSTTCNWTSLCGAFFVEIGGYL